The following proteins are co-located in the Helicobacter acinonychis genome:
- a CDS encoding outer membrane protein encodes MDKATIKILIGMALLSSLQAAELDGAKKPKLADRNAFYLGVGYQLSAINTFFSSKTTNESYFMTGNGFGVVLGGKFVAKTKDIEHVGLRYGLFYDQTFSSHKSCISTYGLEFSALWDGINSPKRFLGVEFGLGIAGATYTPGNAMHGVIAQNLGKENSLFQLLVNVGVRLGSFHNEIAFGLKFPVIPNKKTEIIDGLSATTLWHRLPVAYVNYIYNF; translated from the coding sequence ATGGATAAAGCAACGATCAAAATATTGATTGGCATGGCGTTATTATCATCGCTTCAAGCCGCAGAGCTTGATGGAGCGAAAAAACCTAAATTAGCGGACAGGAATGCGTTTTATTTAGGGGTTGGGTATCAGCTTAGTGCGATCAACACATTTTTTAGCTCTAAAACGACAAATGAATCGTATTTTATGACAGGCAATGGCTTTGGCGTGGTGCTAGGGGGGAAATTTGTGGCTAAAACAAAAGATATAGAGCATGTGGGTTTGCGCTATGGGTTGTTTTATGATCAGACTTTTTCTTCGCACAAATCCTGTATTTCTACTTATGGTTTGGAATTTAGCGCTCTATGGGATGGTATCAATTCGCCAAAAAGGTTTTTGGGGGTAGAGTTTGGTTTGGGAATTGCAGGGGCGACTTACACACCAGGAAATGCTATGCATGGGGTTATCGCTCAAAATTTAGGCAAAGAAAATTCGCTCTTCCAACTGCTTGTGAATGTGGGCGTTCGTTTGGGATCTTTTCATAATGAAATCGCTTTTGGGTTGAAATTCCCTGTCATTCCTAACAAAAAAACGGAGATTATTGATGGCTTGAGCGCGACCACTTTATGGCACCGCTTGCCGGTCGCTTATGTGAATTATATTTATAATTTTTAA
- a CDS encoding pyruvate flavodoxin oxidoreductase subunit gamma, translated as MLQIRWHARAGQGAITGAKGLADVISKTGKEVQAFASYGSAKRGAAMMAYNRVDDEPILNHEHFMQPDYVLVIDPGLVFIENIFADEKEDTTYIITSYLSKEELFEKKPELKTRKVFLVDCLKISMETLKRPIPNTPMLGALMKVSGMLEIGAFKEAFKKVLGKKLTQEVIDANMLAIQRAYEEVQ; from the coding sequence ATGCTTCAAATTAGATGGCATGCACGAGCTGGTCAGGGTGCTATCACAGGCGCTAAAGGGTTAGCTGATGTGATTTCAAAAACAGGTAAAGAAGTGCAAGCGTTCGCTTCTTATGGTTCAGCCAAAAGGGGGGCTGCTATGATGGCTTATAACCGCGTTGATGATGAGCCTATTTTAAACCATGAGCACTTCATGCAGCCTGATTATGTGCTAGTGATTGATCCGGGTTTGGTTTTCATTGAAAATATCTTCGCTGACGAAAAAGAAGACACTACCTATATTATCACTAGTTACCTCAGCAAAGAAGAGTTGTTTGAAAAAAAACCCGAATTAAAAACCCGTAAGGTGTTTTTGGTGGATTGCTTAAAAATCTCTATGGAAACCTTGAAGCGCCCTATCCCTAACACGCCTATGTTGGGAGCGTTGATGAAAGTGTCTGGCATGCTTGAAATTGGGGCTTTTAAAGAAGCTTTTAAGAAAGTTTTAGGCAAAAAACTCACGCAAGAAGTCATTGACGCTAACATGCTCGCTATCCAAAGAGCTTATGAAGAAGTTCAATAA
- a CDS encoding 4Fe-4S dicluster-binding protein, with the protein MKDWNEFEMGAVLFPFEKNAQSEIEKHNDERHYTKQSYFTTSVAHWRVAKPVHNNNICINCFNCWVYCPDAAILSREGKLKGVDYSHCKGCGVCVSVCPTNPKSLWMFEEQIEPATALTQWPQKEEKKKS; encoded by the coding sequence ATGAAAGATTGGAATGAATTTGAAATGGGAGCGGTGCTATTCCCTTTTGAAAAAAACGCGCAAAGCGAAATAGAAAAACACAACGATGAGCGCCATTACACAAAGCAAAGTTACTTCACCACTTCAGTGGCTCATTGGCGTGTGGCTAAGCCTGTGCATAATAATAACATTTGCATCAATTGCTTTAATTGTTGGGTTTATTGCCCAGACGCTGCCATTCTTTCAAGAGAGGGCAAGTTAAAGGGTGTAGATTATTCTCATTGTAAGGGCTGTGGCGTGTGCGTGAGTGTCTGCCCCACCAACCCTAAATCGCTATGGATGTTTGAAGAACAAATTGAGCCTGCCACCGCACTCACTCAATGGCCGCAAAAAGAAGAAAAGAAAAAATCATAA
- a CDS encoding 2-oxoacid:ferredoxin oxidoreductase subunit alpha yields the protein MAKSIELQEIEVWDGNTASSNALRQAQIDVIAAYPITPSTPIVQNYGSFKDNGYIDGEFVLVESEHAAMSACVGAAAAGGRVSTATSSQGLALMVEVLYQASGMRLPIVLNLVNRALAAPLNIHGDHSDMYLSRDSGWISLCTCNPQEAYDFTLMAFRIAEHQKVRVPTIVNQDGFLCSHTVQNVRPLSDAVAYQFVGEYQTKHSLLDFDKPVSYGAQAEEEWHYEHKAQLHHAIMNAPSVIEEVFNDFAKLTGRQYHLTKTFQLEDAEIAIFALGTTYESAIVAAKEMRKKGIKAGVATIHSLRPFPYERLGQDLKNLKALAILDKSSPAGAMGAMFNEVTSAVYQTQGTKHPVVSNYIYGLGERDMTIAHLCEIFEEINEDALKSTLTHPTQQFVGLRGPKISFF from the coding sequence ATGGCAAAAAGTATTGAATTGCAAGAAATAGAAGTGTGGGATGGCAATACCGCTAGCTCTAACGCTTTAAGACAGGCTCAAATTGATGTCATCGCAGCCTACCCTATCACCCCATCGACGCCCATCGTACAAAATTATGGCTCATTTAAGGATAATGGCTATATTGATGGCGAATTTGTTTTAGTGGAATCTGAGCATGCTGCTATGAGTGCATGCGTAGGAGCGGCCGCTGCTGGAGGAAGGGTGAGCACTGCGACTAGCTCTCAAGGTTTAGCGCTAATGGTAGAAGTTTTATACCAAGCCTCTGGCATGCGTTTGCCTATTGTTTTAAACTTGGTCAATCGTGCTTTAGCAGCCCCTTTAAATATCCATGGCGATCATTCTGATATGTATTTGAGTAGGGATTCTGGCTGGATAAGTTTATGCACATGCAACCCTCAAGAAGCCTATGATTTCACTTTAATGGCGTTTAGGATCGCAGAGCATCAAAAGGTGCGCGTGCCTACTATTGTCAATCAAGATGGTTTTTTATGCTCACACACCGTGCAAAATGTCCGTCCCTTAAGCGATGCAGTGGCTTATCAATTTGTGGGCGAATACCAAACCAAACATTCCCTTTTAGATTTTGATAAACCGGTAAGCTATGGAGCACAAGCTGAAGAAGAATGGCATTATGAGCATAAAGCCCAACTCCACCATGCGATCATGAACGCGCCTTCTGTGATTGAAGAAGTGTTTAATGATTTCGCTAAACTGACAGGCAGGCAATACCATTTAACCAAAACTTTCCAGCTAGAAGACGCTGAAATCGCTATCTTTGCGTTAGGGACTACTTATGAATCCGCTATCGTAGCAGCTAAAGAAATGCGTAAAAAAGGCATTAAGGCCGGCGTGGCGACCATCCATTCTTTACGCCCCTTCCCTTATGAAAGATTGGGGCAGGATTTGAAAAATCTTAAAGCTTTAGCAATTTTGGATAAAAGCTCTCCAGCCGGTGCTATGGGGGCGATGTTTAATGAAGTAACGAGTGCGGTGTATCAAACCCAAGGGACTAAACATCCGGTAGTGTCTAACTATATCTATGGTTTAGGCGAAAGGGATATGACGATCGCGCATTTATGCGAGATTTTTGAAGAAATCAATGAAGACGCTCTTAAAAGCACGCTCACGCACCCTACCCAACAATTCGTAGGCTTGCGCGGTCCTAAAATAAGCTTTTTTTAA
- a CDS encoding thiamine pyrophosphate-dependent enzyme, giving the protein MVKEVKTLKGFSQSAEKFQGSHLLCPGCGHGIIVREVLNAVDGPIVLGNSTGCLEVCSAVYPHTSWDVPWIHIGFENGSTAISGVEAMYKALVNKGRYNGQKPKFVAFGGDGASYDIGFQFISGCMERGHDMTYICLDNENYANTGGQRSGSTPLGASTSTTPAGSVSFGKKEKKKDIVNIMASHGIPYVAQLSPNKWKDMNKKIKTALDTEGPCFINALSPCTTEWKFESNKTIELADMAVDSLMFPLFEIFNGRELKITYRPRNIIPVRDYLGAQKRFKHLFKKENEHVIEELQKDVNERWEYLQRREEAKV; this is encoded by the coding sequence ATGGTAAAAGAAGTCAAAACACTCAAAGGTTTTAGCCAAAGTGCTGAAAAATTCCAAGGCTCGCACTTGCTTTGTCCAGGTTGTGGGCATGGCATTATCGTGCGTGAAGTTCTAAACGCCGTAGATGGGCCTATTGTTTTAGGTAATTCTACCGGTTGTTTAGAAGTATGCTCGGCTGTGTATCCGCACACTTCATGGGATGTGCCTTGGATTCATATTGGTTTTGAAAATGGCTCTACGGCTATTTCAGGGGTAGAGGCTATGTATAAGGCACTAGTGAATAAGGGTCGTTATAATGGTCAAAAGCCCAAATTCGTGGCGTTTGGAGGCGATGGGGCTAGTTATGATATTGGTTTTCAATTTATCAGCGGTTGCATGGAGAGAGGGCATGACATGACTTATATTTGCTTAGATAATGAAAACTACGCCAATACCGGTGGTCAAAGAAGCGGTTCTACGCCATTAGGGGCAAGCACTTCCACCACGCCAGCGGGATCAGTTAGCTTTGGCAAAAAAGAAAAGAAAAAAGACATTGTCAATATCATGGCAAGCCACGGAATTCCTTATGTGGCACAACTCTCTCCTAACAAATGGAAAGACATGAACAAAAAGATTAAAACTGCACTAGACACTGAAGGGCCTTGCTTTATTAACGCTCTTAGCCCATGCACAACTGAATGGAAATTTGAATCCAATAAAACCATTGAATTAGCGGATATGGCTGTGGATAGCTTGATGTTCCCCTTATTTGAAATTTTTAATGGCAGAGAATTAAAAATCACTTACCGCCCAAGAAATATCATTCCTGTAAGGGATTATTTAGGGGCACAAAAACGCTTCAAACACCTTTTCAAAAAGGAAAACGAGCATGTCATTGAAGAATTGCAAAAAGATGTGAATGAGCGTTGGGAATACTTGCAACGCAGAGAAGAAGCTAAAGTATAA
- the purB gene encoding adenylosuccinate lyase, translating into MLERYANEEMKALWSERTKFETYLEVEKAVVRAWNKLGQINDSDCEKICSQAKFNLKRIKEIEKTTKHDLIAFTMCVAESLGEESRFFHYGITSSDCIDTAMALLMTKSLKLIQKSVKNLYETLKNRALEHKDTLMVGRSHGVFGEPITFGLVLALFADEIKRHLKALDLTMEFISVGAISGAMGNFAHAPLELEELACGFLGLKTASISNQVIQRDRYARLACDLALLASSCEKIAINIRHLQRSEVYEVEEYFSIGQKGSSAMPHKRNPILSENITGLCRVIRSFTTPMLENVALWHERDMSHSSVERFALPDLFITSDFMLSRLNGVVENLVVYPKNMLKNLALSGGLVFSQRVLLELPKKGLSREESYKIVQENAMKIWEVLQQGTFKNADENLFLNALLDDERLKKYLSKDEIKACFDYSYYTKNVDAIFKRVFE; encoded by the coding sequence GTGTTAGAACGCTATGCGAATGAAGAAATGAAAGCCTTATGGAGCGAGCGAACCAAGTTTGAAACCTATTTAGAAGTGGAAAAAGCTGTGGTTAGGGCATGGAATAAGCTTGGACAAATCAATGATAGCGATTGCGAAAAAATCTGCTCTCAAGCGAAGTTTAACCTGAAGCGCATCAAAGAAATTGAAAAGACCACTAAACATGATTTAATCGCTTTCACTATGTGCGTGGCTGAAAGCTTGGGCGAAGAGTCTCGCTTTTTTCATTATGGCATCACTTCTAGTGATTGCATTGACACAGCTATGGCATTATTGATGACAAAAAGTTTAAAGCTCATTCAAAAAAGCGTTAAAAACCTCTATGAAACACTTAAAAATAGGGCTTTAGAGCATAAAGACACGCTAATGGTAGGCAGAAGCCATGGGGTGTTTGGCGAACCCATCACTTTTGGTTTAGTTTTAGCCCTTTTTGCTGATGAAATCAAACGGCATTTAAAAGCCTTGGATTTGACGATGGAGTTTATTAGCGTGGGGGCGATTAGTGGAGCTATGGGGAATTTCGCGCACGCTCCCTTAGAATTAGAAGAATTAGCGTGCGGATTTTTAGGTTTAAAAACAGCCAGTATCAGCAATCAAGTCATTCAAAGAGATCGCTACGCTAGGCTTGCATGCGATTTGGCTCTTTTAGCGAGCAGTTGTGAAAAAATCGCTATCAATATCCGCCATTTGCAACGCAGTGAAGTCTATGAAGTGGAAGAATACTTTTCAATAGGGCAAAAGGGAAGCTCTGCGATGCCCCATAAAAGAAACCCCATATTGAGCGAAAATATCACTGGGCTTTGTAGGGTGATTCGCTCTTTTACGACCCCTATGCTAGAAAATGTTGCCCTATGGCATGAAAGAGACATGAGCCATAGCTCTGTGGAGCGTTTTGCCTTACCCGATCTATTTATCACTAGCGATTTTATGCTCAGCCGCTTGAATGGCGTGGTTGAAAATTTAGTGGTCTATCCCAAGAACATGCTTAAAAATTTAGCCTTGAGTGGGGGGTTAGTCTTTTCGCAACGAGTATTATTAGAATTGCCTAAAAAAGGTTTGAGCAGAGAAGAAAGCTATAAAATCGTGCAAGAAAATGCGATGAAAATATGGGAAGTTTTGCAACAAGGCACCTTTAAAAACGCTGATGAAAATTTGTTTTTGAACGCCCTGCTTGATGATGAACGCTTGAAAAAATATTTGAGCAAGGATGAAATCAAAGCGTGTTTTGATTATAGCTATTACACTAAAAATGTAGATGCGATTTTTAAAAGGGTGTTTGAATAA
- a CDS encoding outer membrane protein, translated as MKRVLCLILGLSYALHADSFKDVLTKGDYTFANKKVVSPIKRYADQSAFYLGLGYQLGSIQHNFSNLNLFQQFSKSQIIFSDSLSPVFKNSYVSNGLGVQVGYKWVGKHEETKWFGFRWGLFYDLSASLYGSKESQSIIISTYGTYMDALLNAYNGDKFFAGFNLGIAFAGVYDKVSDALLYQALLQDTFGGKVDPNGFQFLVNLGVRLGNKHNQFGFGIKIPTYYFNHYYSMNNISNNNEYVLKVLRFLEYGINSLLYRVDFRRNYAIYFNYTYSF; from the coding sequence TTGAAGCGAGTATTATGTTTAATTTTGGGGCTTTCTTATGCCCTGCATGCGGATAGTTTTAAAGATGTTTTGACTAAGGGGGATTATACTTTTGCCAATAAAAAGGTGGTTTCGCCTATCAAACGCTATGCGGATCAATCGGCGTTTTATTTAGGGCTTGGGTATCAATTAGGGAGCATTCAGCACAACTTTAGCAATTTGAATTTATTCCAACAATTTAGTAAGAGTCAGATCATTTTTAGCGATAGTCTAAGCCCTGTTTTTAAAAATTCGTATGTGTCTAATGGTCTTGGCGTCCAAGTGGGCTATAAATGGGTGGGTAAGCATGAAGAAACGAAGTGGTTTGGCTTTAGGTGGGGGCTATTTTATGACTTGAGTGCCTCTCTTTATGGCTCCAAAGAATCGCAGTCCATTATCATTTCCACTTATGGCACTTATATGGATGCATTGCTCAACGCTTATAATGGGGATAAGTTTTTTGCTGGGTTTAATCTAGGGATTGCATTTGCCGGAGTGTATGATAAAGTGAGTGATGCATTATTATATCAAGCACTTCTTCAAGACACTTTTGGCGGAAAAGTGGATCCAAATGGCTTCCAGTTTTTAGTGAATTTAGGGGTTCGTTTAGGGAATAAACACAACCAATTTGGCTTTGGGATTAAAATCCCTACTTATTATTTTAACCATTATTATTCTATGAATAATATCAGTAACAACAACGAATATGTCCTAAAAGTTTTGCGATTTTTGGAATATGGGATTAATAGCTTGTTGTATCGGGTTGATTTCAGGCGCAATTATGCAATTTATTTCAACTACACTTATAGTTTTTAG
- the uvrB gene encoding excinuclease ABC subunit UvrB → MPLFDLKSPYSLAGDQPQAIDTLTKSLKNKNHYQTLVGVTGSGKTYTMANIIAQTNKPTLIMSHNKTLCAQLYSEFKAFFPHNRVEYFISHFDYYQPESYIPRRDLFIEKDSSINDDLERLRLSATTSLLGYDDVIVIASVSANYGLGNPEEYLKVMEKIKVGEKRAYKSFLLKLVEMGYSRNEVVFDRGSFRAMGECVDIFPAYNDAEFIRIEFFGDEIERIAVFDALERNEIKRLDSVMLYAASQFAVGSERLNLAIKSIEDELALRLKFFKEQDKILEYNRLKQRTEHDLEMISATGVCKGIENYARHFTGKAPNETPFCLFDYLGIFEREFLVIVDESHVSLPQFGGMYAGDMSRKSVLVEYGFRLPSALDNRPLKFDEFIHKNCQFLFVSATPNKLELELSKKNVAEQIIRPTGLLDPKFEVRDSDKQVQDLFDEIKLVVARDERVLITTLTKKMAEELCKYYAEWGLKVRYMHSEIDAIERNHIIRSLRLKEFDVLIGINLLREGLDLPEVSLVAIMDADKEGFLRSETSLIQTMGRAARNANGKVLLYAKKITQSMQKAFETTTYRRAKQEEFNKLHNITPKTVTRALEEELKLRDDETKIAKALKKDKIPKSEREKIIKELDKKMRECAKNLDFEEAMHLRDEIAKLRTL, encoded by the coding sequence ATGCCATTATTTGATTTAAAAAGCCCTTATTCACTAGCTGGTGATCAGCCCCAAGCCATAGATACCTTAACGAAGAGCTTAAAAAATAAAAACCATTACCAAACTCTCGTGGGCGTTACAGGGAGCGGTAAGACTTACACGATGGCTAATATCATCGCTCAAACCAACAAACCCACTTTGATCATGAGCCATAATAAAACCTTATGCGCACAGCTTTATAGCGAGTTTAAGGCGTTTTTCCCGCACAATAGAGTGGAGTATTTTATCTCCCACTTTGATTACTACCAGCCTGAGAGCTATATCCCTAGAAGGGATTTATTCATTGAAAAAGACAGCTCTATTAATGACGATTTGGAGCGTTTGAGATTGAGCGCGACCACCTCACTTTTAGGTTATGACGATGTGATTGTGATAGCGAGCGTATCGGCTAATTATGGTTTGGGTAACCCTGAAGAATATTTGAAAGTCATGGAAAAAATCAAAGTGGGTGAGAAGCGTGCTTACAAGAGCTTTTTACTCAAACTAGTGGAAATGGGGTATAGCCGTAATGAAGTGGTGTTTGATAGGGGGAGTTTTAGAGCGATGGGGGAATGCGTGGATATTTTCCCCGCTTATAATGATGCAGAATTTATTAGGATTGAATTTTTTGGCGATGAGATAGAAAGGATTGCGGTCTTTGACGCCTTAGAAAGAAATGAAATCAAGCGATTAGATTCTGTCATGCTTTATGCGGCTAGTCAATTTGCAGTAGGGAGTGAGAGGTTAAATTTAGCCATTAAAAGCATTGAAGATGAGCTTGCTTTAAGATTGAAATTTTTTAAAGAGCAGGATAAAATTCTTGAATACAACCGCCTTAAACAACGCACCGAGCATGATTTAGAAATGATTAGTGCAACCGGTGTGTGTAAGGGTATTGAAAATTACGCACGCCATTTTACAGGTAAAGCCCCTAACGAAACACCTTTTTGTTTGTTTGATTATTTAGGGATATTTGAGCGAGAGTTTTTAGTCATTGTAGATGAAAGCCATGTGAGTTTGCCGCAATTTGGGGGGATGTATGCAGGGGATATGAGCAGGAAAAGCGTTTTAGTGGAATATGGCTTTAGATTGCCTAGTGCTTTAGACAACCGCCCCCTAAAATTTGATGAATTTATCCATAAAAATTGCCAATTCCTTTTTGTGTCCGCTACGCCCAATAAACTAGAATTAGAGCTTTCTAAAAAGAATGTCGCTGAGCAAATCATTCGTCCTACTGGGCTTTTAGACCCTAAATTTGAAGTGCGAGACAGCGATAAACAAGTCCAAGATTTATTTGATGAAATCAAATTAGTGGTGGCTAGAGATGAAAGGGTTTTGATTACCACGCTCACTAAAAAAATGGCAGAAGAATTGTGTAAATACTATGCTGAATGGGGCTTGAAGGTGCGTTATATGCATAGCGAAATTGATGCGATTGAAAGAAATCACATTATCCGCTCTTTAAGGCTTAAAGAATTTGATGTTTTAATAGGGATCAATCTTTTAAGAGAAGGGTTGGATTTACCTGAAGTGTCTTTAGTAGCAATCATGGATGCGGATAAAGAAGGGTTTTTAAGGAGTGAAACAAGCCTCATTCAAACCATGGGGCGAGCCGCTAGAAACGCTAACGGAAAGGTTTTATTATACGCTAAAAAAATCACTCAAAGCATGCAAAAAGCCTTTGAGACCACTACCTACAGACGCGCCAAGCAAGAAGAATTTAACAAACTCCATAATATCACCCCTAAAACCGTTACACGCGCTTTAGAAGAGGAATTGAAATTAAGAGATGATGAGACTAAAATCGCTAAAGCTTTGAAAAAGGACAAAATACCTAAAAGTGAAAGAGAGAAAATCATTAAAGAGTTGGATAAAAAAATGCGAGAATGCGCGAAAAATTTGGATTTTGAAGAAGCGATGCACTTGAGAGATGAAATCGCTAAATTAAGAACGCTCTAA
- the zapB gene encoding cell division protein ZapB has protein sequence MQSLSLLNQLGTKIDELIEKIKKQEEELNALRQANTTLNTQNEEKDIQIAILYDELSAKDKGIQGLYDKISDLLS, from the coding sequence ATGCAATCTCTAAGTCTGTTAAACCAATTAGGCACTAAAATTGATGAACTGATTGAAAAAATCAAAAAACAAGAAGAAGAATTAAACGCTTTACGCCAAGCAAACACCACACTAAACACGCAAAATGAAGAAAAAGACATTCAAATCGCTATTTTATACGATGAGTTGAGCGCTAAAGATAAGGGTATCCAAGGTCTTTATGACAAAATCTCTGATTTATTGTCATAA
- a CDS encoding primosomal protein N', whose product MFYYLIAPLKNKTPPLTYFSKEQHQKGVLVNINLRNKTLLGVILEEVSKPSFECLELEKTPYFLLPIQIELAEFIAQYYSASLSLVLSLFAPFKECDVAKLEKIKPNLNGLSQTQTNALNALQKHSASLLFGDTGSGKTEIYMHLIAQMLEQKKSALLLVPEIALTPQIQQRLKKVFKENLGLWHSKLSLTQKKQFLEKLYSQEIKLVVGTRSALFLPLKELGLIIVDEEHDFSYKSQQSPMYNARDLCLYLSHKFPIQVVLGSATPSLSSYKRFKDKALVRLKGRYIPTQKNIIFEKTPNFITPKLLEALKQVIDKNEQAIIFVPTRANFKTLLCQNCYKSVQCPFCSVNMSLHLRTNKLMCHYCHYSSPIPKICSACQSEVLVGKRIGTMQVLKELESLLEGVKIAILDKDHTSTPKKLHNILNDFNAQKTNILIGTQMISKGHDYAKVSLAVILGIDNIIKSSSYRALEEGVSLLHQIAGRSARQISGQVFIQSIEGGLLESFLEDYEDFLQYELQERCELYPPFSRLCLLEFKHKNEEKAQQLSLKASQILSLCLEKGVTLSSFKAPIEKIASSYRYLILLRSKNPLSLVKSVHAFLKATPNIPCSVNMDPMDIF is encoded by the coding sequence ATGTTCTACTACTTAATCGCTCCCTTAAAAAATAAAACCCCCCCTTTAACCTATTTTTCTAAAGAACAACACCAAAAAGGAGTGTTAGTCAATATTAATTTAAGGAATAAAACGCTTTTAGGCGTCATTCTTGAAGAAGTTTCAAAACCCTCTTTTGAATGCTTGGAGCTAGAAAAAACCCCTTATTTTTTACTCCCCATTCAAATAGAACTTGCTGAATTTATCGCTCAATATTACTCTGCTAGTCTCTCTTTAGTCTTAAGCCTTTTTGCCCCCTTTAAAGAATGCGATGTTGCAAAATTAGAAAAAATTAAGCCCAATCTTAATGGGTTAAGCCAAACGCAAACCAATGCTTTAAACGCATTGCAAAAACATTCCGCAAGCTTACTCTTTGGTGATACAGGTAGTGGGAAAACCGAAATTTATATGCATTTAATCGCTCAAATGTTAGAGCAAAAAAAAAGCGCTTTATTATTGGTGCCAGAAATCGCTCTCACCCCTCAAATACAACAGCGCCTTAAAAAAGTCTTTAAAGAAAATTTAGGCTTGTGGCATAGCAAACTCTCTTTAACTCAAAAAAAACAATTTTTAGAAAAGCTTTACTCACAAGAAATAAAATTAGTGGTAGGCACACGAAGCGCGTTATTCTTACCCCTCAAAGAGCTAGGCTTGATTATTGTAGATGAAGAGCATGACTTTTCTTATAAATCCCAGCAAAGCCCTATGTATAACGCTAGGGATTTATGCTTGTATTTATCCCATAAATTCCCTATTCAAGTGGTTTTAGGCTCTGCTACGCCAAGTTTGAGTAGCTACAAACGCTTTAAAGATAAGGCTTTAGTGCGCCTAAAGGGGCGCTACATCCCCACACAAAAAAACATTATTTTTGAAAAAACCCCAAATTTTATCACGCCAAAACTCCTAGAAGCGTTAAAACAAGTGATAGACAAAAACGAGCAAGCCATTATTTTTGTGCCTACAAGAGCTAATTTCAAAACCTTGTTGTGTCAAAATTGTTACAAAAGCGTTCAATGCCCCTTTTGCAGCGTGAATATGAGTTTGCATTTGAGAACTAACAAACTCATGTGCCATTATTGCCATTATTCAAGCCCTATCCCTAAAATTTGTAGCGCGTGTCAAAGCGAAGTCTTAGTGGGTAAAAGGATAGGCACCATGCAAGTGTTAAAGGAATTAGAAAGCCTTTTAGAGGGGGTTAAAATAGCGATTTTAGATAAAGATCACACTAGCACGCCAAAAAAACTCCATAATATTTTGAATGACTTCAACGCCCAAAAAACCAATATTTTAATCGGCACGCAAATGATAAGCAAAGGGCATGATTACGCTAAAGTGAGTTTAGCGGTTATTTTAGGCATAGACAATATTATTAAATCTAGTAGTTATAGGGCTTTAGAAGAAGGCGTATCACTGTTGCATCAAATCGCCGGAAGGAGCGCGAGACAAATTTCTGGCCAAGTGTTCATTCAAAGCATTGAAGGGGGTTTGTTAGAGAGCTTTTTAGAAGATTATGAAGATTTTCTACAATACGAATTGCAAGAAAGATGCGAACTCTACCCGCCTTTTTCAAGGCTATGTTTGTTGGAATTTAAGCATAAAAACGAAGAAAAAGCCCAACAATTAAGCCTAAAAGCTTCTCAAATCCTTTCTTTGTGTTTAGAAAAGGGCGTAACGCTCTCTAGCTTTAAAGCCCCCATTGAAAAAATCGCTTCCTCTTATCGCTACCTTATTTTATTGCGCTCCAAAAACCCTTTAAGCCTAGTCAAAAGCGTGCATGCGTTTTTAAAAGCCACCCCCAATATCCCTTGCAGCGTGAATATGGATCCTATGGATATTTTTTAA